GCTTATCGATTCGCTCGGATACAACACTCCGCCCGTCGATCCGGTCGATGGGGACGAAGTAGACGTTTATATTCAGGAACTTTCCGGAGACTTCGTGTACGGTCAGACTTTCCCGGATCCGACCAACACCTCTTACATAGTGATGGATGATAATTTCGCGGAAAGCATATACTTTTCGCAAGACCTCGACGGGATGCGCGTAACGGCGGTGCATGAATTTTTTCACGTTATCCAGCTTGGATACGCACTGCCATCCGGCAGCAATCAATGGTATTATGAGCTTGCCTCCACATGGTTTGAAGACGTCGCTTACGATGAAGTGAACGATTATGTTCAATATATCGAAAGCTATTATTCGAGAGCAAATTCATCTCTGTACCGCACAAACGGTTTTCAGGCGGCTATTTGGGGGAAGTTCTTAGAAGAGAATTATTCCGCACCTATCATGAGAAACGTCTGGGAACAGATGGCGGAAAACTCAGCTCAGATCGCTCTGGACAACGCATTGAAATCTACGAACTCGGAAGTAGACGGCATGAAAGCCGCATTCGGAAAATTCGCCTTGTGGAACTGGTTCACGGGCAGCAGGAGCAGAGCGGGAGTTTTCTTTGAAGAGGCGAGTCTGTATCCGGAATTTACAGCAGCTACTGATACCACACTATCCGACGTAGCGATTATAGCCCCTTTGATCGGATTGAACCAGATTGCATTCAGGATCCATAGGTTCGAGCCGACTCGCAGCTCCGCTATGAAGGCGCATTTAACTCCATTAGGAGAGAGCAATGTATGGGGCAGTACCATGACAGGCAGCCCTCCGCAGATCATTTCGCTTCCTCCCGGAATTTCAACTCTTGTAGCTTCGGTGAACACCGGTACAGGATTGATAATCGCTGCAGCCAATGGCTCGGTG
This is a stretch of genomic DNA from Candidatus Neomarinimicrobiota bacterium. It encodes these proteins:
- a CDS encoding T9SS type A sorting domain-containing protein; protein product: MKQNTIYAFIILSFVHLSLPTLNGQDAFTGLKDKYYDGILTEEEYSQNLKSLYLTLLDGNYLAEPGERAIKCLFGIRAEAVGYMSQLEKSALTAVEHRPVTQAFYLTPEGHFKIHYDTTGVHAVQVERLLGESVPDWIYRTGRAYERGWYLLIDSLGYNTPPVDPVDGDEVDVYIQELSGDFVYGQTFPDPTNTSYIVMDDNFAESIYFSQDLDGMRVTAVHEFFHVIQLGYALPSGSNQWYYELASTWFEDVAYDEVNDYVQYIESYYSRANSSLYRTNGFQAAIWGKFLEENYSAPIMRNVWEQMAENSAQIALDNALKSTNSEVDGMKAAFGKFALWNWFTGSRSRAGVFFEEASLYPEFTAATDTTLSDVAIIAPLIGLNQIAFRIHRFEPTRSSAMKAHLTPLGESNVWGSTMTGSPPQIISLPPGISTLVASVNTGTGLIIAAANGSVKSSEVASEKYSLEVTVTGLPPSNIIAQYPNPFNTDTKIDFDLGAATQSMVFTVFDILGRRVYREPLGDLAEGENSVRFTPDVQLSTGLYLYRIAGTGVEINGKFTLVR